Genomic DNA from Actinomycetes bacterium:
GCCGCTTGGGGTCGGCCAGGGCCTTGCAGATGCGCGCGTGCAGCTCGTACAGCTCGTCGGGCGCGGCTCGGCCACCCGTCGTCACCTGCGGGTCGGTGGTCATGGGCTCACCCTTCTCGTTGCTGAGCCGAGAGTACGAGAAGCAGCTGACCGGATTCGACCACCACCGTGTAAACAGTCATGTTGTCGTCCGCCGGGCCCCGCACCCGCCGCCCGGTGCACACGTCGAACTGGCTGCCGTGCCTGGGACAGGTAACTGTCGCTGGGTCAAGCGTACCCTCCGACAGGGTCGCCCCGGCGTGTGGACAGCGATCTTCGACCGCGTACACCTGACCGTTCACCTGGTAGACCGCCAGCGGTCCCACCGGGGTCTCCGGGACTCGGGCGACGCGGCCGAGCCGACCGGCCAGGTCCGCGGCGTCCAGCAGCGGGTAGGTGCGGCGTGCACCGCCCCCTGCGTCCAGCAGCCGCTGCAACGCGCGGGGCAGCGCCCCCTTGTTCGTGACCAGGTCGCACCCACCGCGTTGCGCGGCGACCCAGCGCTGCGGGTCGGGAACACCCAGGGCGCCGGCCACCAGTGCCAGCGGCCAGTCGGCACGGGCCGTCGAGGCCGTCGGCCCGGTCGACGTCGATGACGACGACGTCCGGGCTGACCCCTCGCGCCAGCGCCCCGGCCCGGGTGAGCCAGCCGATCCGGTGCGCGGCCCGAGCGAGCACCGGATCGAGGCTGCGGGCGACCCAGAGCCCGTCGGCGGTCGCCACGCCGACGAGCTCTGCGGTCCCCGTCACGTCGTGTCCCGCCCTAGATGAACAGGGAGATGTCGGCCTCCGCGGCCATGTCGAGGAACGAGGCCGCGCCCATCGACGGCTGGATCCCGTCGACGAAGTCCTCCTTCTTCAGGCCGTACAGGTCCATGGTCATCTGGCACGGGTACAGCCGGACCCCCATGTCGATGGCGAACTGCAGCAGCTCGGTGGGGCTGGCCACCTTGTAGTCCTTGGCCAGGCCCCTGATCATCCAGGTGCCGGCGCCACCGAAGTTGATCTTCCCGAGCTTCAGGTGGTCGGTGCCGCCCCGGTCGACGAGAGCCTCGGCCTTCTGCCGCAGGTTGGTGCCGGTGACCCGCCTGTCGTTGCGCTGCAGGACGCGCAGGCCCCAGAAGGTGCAGAAGACGTCGACATCCATCCCGGAGGCCGCCGCCGTGGTGCTGAGGATGAGCACCGGCCAGACCCTGTCCAGGTCGCTGCTCCAGCAGATCATGGCCAGCCGTTTGTTGGGCTCGGGCTCGAACGGCAGACCGGTGGCTCCTTCGGACATGGGGTTGGTTCCTTCCGTGGTCAGGGTTCACATGTGGTGGATGAGCCACGCGACGCCCTGGGCGACGCGGAACAGCAGGTAGGCGGCGAAGGTCACCCCGAGCACAGCCCAGCCAAGGCTGAACCGTCGGCGCGTTGGGGCGGTGCCCTCCGGCGTGCCTCCAAGGGAAAGACCTCCTCGCTTCAGGGTGCGGTGTCAGTCGGAGCAGCGCATGCAGTGGACGTCGTTGCTGTCGATGAACTCCTGGAACCGTTGGTACGCGGTCGCGGCGTCGACCAGGTGCGGGCGCTCGTCGGCCAGCGCCGGGTTGGCCGCCAGCTTCGTCGGGCGGCCCCGACACCGCTGCCGGGTCGCCACCCGGTCCGCGGTCACCGCGCAGTACCCCGCCCGCCCGGCAACCCCGCCGACCTCCCGCGAGACCGTCGAGGTCACCCGACCCAGCGACCGCGCGATCTGCGCAAACGACTCCTCCCGCTCGATCCCGACCCTGATCTGCTCACGCTCAAACCCGACAGCCGAACACCTGCCATCCTGGAACTTCCATCGGTTGTTGCCTCGGAGTGACCCGGCCATCATGGCCGGACCGTTGCAACGACCGGTGGAACCCGCCGACCCTTCCTGCGGAAGGGGAGGGGGGTTAGCGGCGGCCGTCTTCGACGTTGAGGACCGCGGCGCGCTCCCTGGCCTTGGCCATGGCCTCGGTGAACAGGGCGTCCCACTGCGGGTCGTTGTCGGGGATCTCGGCGATCGTCCGCTCGTCCATCGGCCCACCGGGCCGGCCCAGCCGGACGACGACGCGGGTCACCGCCCGCCCGGTGCCGTAGTGGGCGGGCTCCCAGACGGCCCCGGCCAGCGCGACCGGGTCAGCGGGCAGCGCCCGGTGCCGGTTGGCGGCGTAGATGCGCCAGCCGACCCAGGCGGCCACTAGGAGGACGGCGACGTCGAGCAGCTGCAACGGGTGGATCCTCTCCTCAAGCCGGTGGTACGCCTAGTGCTTCTCGTCCTTCGGGGCCTGGGCCTCGAGGGCCGCGCGGCTGTCCTGCAGCTGCTGGCGCTGGGCGTCGTCCAGCTCGGGGAACTTCGGATCGATGTCCATGAGCGTGTCGATGAGGATGGCCGCCGTGGCGATCCGGGCGAACCACTTCTTGTCCGCGGGCACGACGTACCAGGGGGCGGCCTCGCTGCTGGTGTGGGTCAGCACCTCGGAGAACGCCTGCTGGTAGTCGTCCCAGTGCTCGCGCTCGGCGACGTCGGCGGCGCTGAACTTCCAGTTCTTGTCCGGCTCCTCGATGCGGGCCAGGAAGCGCTGCCGCTGCTCCTCCTTGGACACGTTGAGGAACACCTTGACGACCCGGATGCCGTTGTCGACTAGGTACTTCTCCCAGTCGTTGACCTCCCGGAACCGGCGCTTCCACACGTCGTGGCCGCGGGCCGCCTCCGGCAGCTGCTGGTGCTCGAGCAGCTCGGGGTGCACCCGGACGACCAGGGTCTCCTCGTAGTGCGAGCGGTTGAAGATCCCGATGTCGCCCCGGCGGGGCAGCGCCCGCTGGTAGCGCCACAGGAAGTCGTGGTCGAGCTCTTGGGGGGAGGGCTGCTTGAACGACCGCACCGTCACGCCCTGCGGGTTGACCCCGCTCATGACGTGCTTGATGGTGCCGTCCTTGCCGGCGGCGTCCATGGCCTGCAGCACCAGCAGCACCGAGTAAGTGTTCTGCGCGGCCAGCCTGGTCTGGTACTCCGCCAACAGCTCGATGCCGGCGCGCAGCACCTCGTCCCCGTCGTCCTTGTCCAGGCCCGGGGCGCTGTAGCCGGGGTCGAAGTCGTGCGGCAGCCCGACCGTGTCGCCGGGCTTGACCAGCAGCGGCTTGATGAGCTGCTGGATCTCCTCGCGTCGTCGGTCGGCCATGGCGGCATGCCTCCTGCGGACGGCGGGTGCGGACCGTCCGACGCTACCGCGACGAGCAGGGCACCGGGTCGGGGGACAGCGAGCCGTCCGGCAGCGAGTCCTCGCCGTCCCCCGGCGTCGCGGAGAGCAGGGCGAGCCCGGCCAGGATCACCAAGCCGCCGACCACCTGGGGGGCGGTGGGCAGACCGCGGCCGAACACGGCGGCGGACAGCACGCCGACGACGGGGATGAGGTTCAGCCCGGCCGCCGCGACACCCGGTCGGACCTGCGAGGCGCCGAACGACCACAGCGTGAACGGGATGGCGAACCCGACGAGACCGGCCAGCGCCGCCAGCGCCCAGGTGCCCGCCGCGGCGCCGACGAACCGGCTGCCGTCGGTCGTCCACGAGACGGCGGCGAACGGCAGCACGAGCAGCAGCGAGGCGACGCCCTGCTTGAACACGAGGGACAGCGGATCCACGCCGACGGCGTAGCGCCGGGCCAGCACCACGTAGCCGCCGGCGGCCACCGAGCTGAGCACGAGCAGCAGGTTGCCCAGGGTGCTGCGCTCGCCGCCCTGCTGGGTGAGCGCCACCACGGTGGCTCCGGCGAGCCCGAGGCCGATGGCCAGCGCCTCGCGTCGGCTCAGCCGCTCCCGCAGGAACAGCCAGGCCAGCGCGACGGCGAACACGCTCTCCAGCGAGATGAGCAGCGAGCCGGCCGCCGCCGACGTCCTGGCCAGGCCCAGGTTGGCGAGCAGGTAGGCGCCGGCGGGCTCCAACGAGCCCAGCAGCGCCGCGGACCGCCATGGCGCGTTCAGCGGCCGGCGGAGGACGAGCAGGGCCAGCCCGACGAACAGCGTGCCGATGGCGATCTCGGCGACCAGCAGGTCGGCCGCGCTCAGCACGTCGAGCGCGGTGTCGGCCACGGTGACCGAGATGCCCCAGCTCACGAGGGACAGGACGAGGGCGACGTAGGCGCGTCGCATGGGATCAGCTCCAGACCGGGACTAACCACCAAGATACCTAAAGACGGTTAGCGTGGCTACTCTGTTCCCATGACCGTCGCTGCGACCGAGCTGCCCGACCGGGTCGGGGGTCGGCTGGCCCTGGACTTCCTCAACACGGTGGACCCCCGGCACGCCACCGACCGGCGCGAGTACCTCGGCTCCTACGAGCGGCTGCTCGCCTGGGCCGCAGACACCGGGAGCGTCGACCGGGCCACGGTCGGCCGGCTGCGTGCGGCGGCCGACCAGGAGCCCGCAGCCGCGGCTGCCGCGCTGCGCCGGGTGCGCGACTACCGCGAGGCGCTGTACCGGTTGGTGGCCGCCGCGTTGGCCGAGCGTCCGGTGCAGGACGCCGACCTGGCCCTCGTCAACGCCGTCCTGCGCGAGGCGACTGTGCACCACCTGCTGCTGCCCGGCGCCACCGGAGGGGTGCGGGACGGCTGGCTGTCCGCCGGGGGGCTGGACGAGATGCTGTGGCCGGTCGCCGTGGACGCCTGGGACCTGCTGACCGAGCCGGTGCTGGCCCGGGTGAAGGAGTGCCCCGGGGACGAGGGGGCCTGCGGCTGGTTGTTCCTCGACACGTCCCGCAGCGGGACCCGACGGTGGTGCGACATGCGCACCTGCGGCAACCGGGCGAAGGCGCGCGCGCACTACTCGCGGGCGCGCGGCTGACCCGCCGGCTCACCAGCGGACGCCGGCGCCGGTGAGCCGGGCCTCCAGCAGCACCCGCTCGACCGGTGGGATCGGCGGCTGCTCGACCGGCACCGGCAGGTGCAGCATCCGTCCGCCGTGCAGCAGCGTCTCGTCGTAGGCCGAGGTCACAGCGGCCAGCCGCACGTGCAGCCCGGGTCGCCGGCTGTCGCTCGCCCGCAGGCTGGCCAGCTCGCGCTCCAGCCGCCGCAGGTCGGCCGCGACCTTGAGGACCTGCTCCACCTCGTCCGCGACGCTGTGGTGCTGCCGCCGGGGGAGCAGGGGCAACGGCAACCGCGGCAGGCCCGCCAGCAACCAGACCGCCGGGACGACGAGGGCAAGGGCTACGCACAGGGACGCCATGACGACTCCGACCAGCACCGGGACACCATCATCCCGCGCGGGCTGGTCGGCGTCCACAGGTCGTCGGCCTCCACAGTCGGGTCGATGGCCACCGTCGGGCGATCGGGCCGCGGGCAGGGTGGACGCACCGGCCCGGCAGGCGGGCCGTCGGGAGGAGCTGCCGAGATGAACGAGACCTTCAGCACGGTCGTGGGGAACGTCTGCACCGACATCAAGACCGCCACGACCCGCAACGGCGCCCCCGTCGCCAGCTTCCGGGTGGCCTCGACCACCCGGCGGTACGACCGGGCCAAGGGCGGCTGGTACGACGCGGACACCCTGTTCGTGACCGTCGTGTGCTACCGGCAGCTGGCCGAGCACGTGATCAGCTCGTTCGGCAAGGGCGAGCCGGTGGTCGTGGCCGGCCGGCTGCGGGTGCGGGACTGGACGGCGCCGGACGGCCGGACGGGGACGGCGGTCGAGCTGGAGGCCACCGTCGCGGGGCACGACCTCAACCGGGGGACGTCGGCGTTCAAGCGCGCGCCGCGGCCGGCACCCGAGCAGCCGGACCGGGTGACGGCCGAGGAGCTGGCCACGTCGGTGGCCCTCGAGCCGATTGCCGAGGAGGCGGCCCAGTCGCCCGACGAGGCTGCCTGAGCGGTCGGCGGCGGCTCGCGCGGCCACTACCCTTGGGCCCCATGGCTGAGTTCATCTACGTGATGCAGAAGGCGCGCAAGGCGCACGGCGACAAGCTGATCCTCGACAACGTGACGCTGTCCTTCTACCCAGGGGCGAAGATCGGCGTGGTCGGGCCGAACGGCGCCGGCAAGTCGACCGTGCTGCGCATCATGGCCGGGCTGGACTCACCGTCGAACGGCGAGGCGATCCTGTCGCCTGGCTACAGCGTGGGCATCCTCGAGCAGGAGCCGCACCTCGACGAGTCGCTCAACGTGCTCGAGAACGTCCAGCTGGGCGTGGCCGAGACCAAGGCGCTGCTCGACCGGTTCAACGCGATCTCCGAGGAGCTTGCCGACCCGGACGCCGACTACGACACCCTGCTGGCCGAGATGGGCACGCTGCAGGAGCAGCTGGACCATCGGCAGGCGTGGGACCTCGACAACCAGCTCGAGCAGGCGATGGACGCCCTGCGCTGCCCGCCGCCGGACGCCGACGTGTCGGTGCTCTCCGGCGGTGAGCGGCGCCGGGTGGCCCTGTGCGCCCTGCTGCTCGCGCAGCCGGACCTGCTGCTGCTCGACGAGCCCACCAACCATCTGGACGCGGAGAGCGTGCAGTGGCTGGAGCAGCACCTGGAGAAGTACCCCGGCACCGTCGTCGCGGTGACCCACGACCGGTACTTCCTGGACAACGTGGCCCAGTGGATCCTCGAGCTGGACCGCGGCCGCGCCTACCCGTACGAGGGCAACTACTCGACGTACCTGGAGACCAAGCAGTCCCGGCTGAAGGTCGAGGGGCAGAAGGACGCCAAGCTGCGCAAGCGGCTGCAGGACGAGCTGGACTGGGTGCGGTCCAACGCCAAGGGCCGGCAGGCCAAGAGCAAGGCCCGGCTGCAGCGCTACGAGGAGATGGCGCTGGAGGCCGAGAAGACCCGCAAGCTCGACTTCGAGGAGATCCAGATCCCACCCGGCCCGCGGCTGGGCAACCTGGTCGTCGAGGTCGAGGGGCTGTCCAAGGGGTTCGGCGAGCGGCTGCTCATCGACAGCCTGTCGTTCACCCTGCCGCGCAACGGCATCGTCGGCGTCATCGGTCCGAACGGCGTCGGCAAGACCACGCTGTTCAAGATGGTCATCGGTGACGAGCAGCCGGACTCGGGGTCGATCAAGGTCGGCGAGACCGTGAAGATCGCCTACGTGGACCAGGAGCGGGGCGGGATCGACCCGAAGAAGACGCTGTGGGAGGTCGTCTCGGACGGCCTGGACTGGATCAAGGTGGGCCAGGTGGAGATGCCGTCGCGGGCCTACGTCAGCGCGTTCGGGTTCAAGGGCCCGGACCAGCAGAAGCCGGCGGGGGTGCTGTCCGGCGGCGAGCGCAACCGGCTCAACCTGGCGCTCACCCTCAAACAGGGCGGCAACCTGCTGCTGCTCGACGAGCCGACGAACGACCTCGACGTGGAGACCCTCGGCAGCCTGGAGAACGCGCTGCTCGAGTTCCCCGGCTGTGCGGTCGTCACCAGCCACGACCGGTGGTTCCTCGACCGGGTGGCCACGCACATCCTGGCTCACGAGGGCGACTCGCAGTGGTTCTGGTTCGAGGGCAACTTCGACTCCTACGAGAAGAACAAGGTCGAGAGGCTGGGCGCGGAGGCGGCCCGTCCGCATCGCGCGACCTACCGCAAGCTCACCCGCGGCTGACCGGCGACGTGGCGCGCTTCACCTACCCGTGCCCGATGCGCTGGTCGGATATGGACGCGTACGGGCACGTGAACAACGTCCGCTTCCTCACCTATCTCGAGGAGGCCCGGGTTGAGATGATCTTCAACCTGACGCAGGACGGCGCGGCGGCGGACCTGTCCAGCGGGGTGGTCGTGGCCCGTCACGAGATCGACTACCTGGCGCCACTCGTGCACCGGGCCGACCCGATCCCGATCGACGTGTGGGTGACCCGGATCCGAGCGGCCTCCTTCGAGCTGGCCTACGAGGTGCACGACGAAGGCCGCGTCTACGCACGGGCGGCCTCGACCCTGGTGCCCTTCGACCTGGCCCAACAGCGCCCCCGTCGGCTGTCCGCCTCGGAGCGGGAGTGGCTCGGGCAATGGCTGGAGCCCCTCGCATGACCGCCCTCTTGCTCGCCGGTGCGGAGGAGACCGCGGGCCTGAGCGCCTACCTCGAACGGCTGGTGGCCCTCGACGACCGGGCCGCGGTCCGGCTGCAGGCCGGCGGGACCGTGCTCGGAGTGTGGGGCGGACCTCCGATGGACGTCGTGACACTGCGTCCGGTCGCGCTGGCCGAGCAGGCCCGGGTCGACGTGACCGTGTCCGCGCAGCGGCTGCTCGAGCGACTCGCTGACGACCGGCCGGTCGAGCTGCCGGCGGCCGTCCCGGGGCCCGGCTGGGCCGGGCTGCTGCCGCCGCGGACCGGGTGGACGGCGGTGGCCACGGTCCCGGCCGCCGTCGTCGACGACGCGGTACGGGCCGGTGTCGAGGCGTTCCAGCGTCGCGTGCGGCTGCTGAGCGAGGCGGAGCGGACCCGGGCCCGGCTGGACGCCGTGGCCGAGGAGGTGTGGGGGCAGCCGGTGCTGGCCGATGTCCCGCTGCGGGCCGCGCACGCGGCCGACAAGGTTCGGCTGCTGCACCGCGACGGCGAGGTCACGGCCTACCGGGCCGGTGGCTGGCTGCGGCTGGCCTGCCCGGGCGGGTCGGTTGCCGTCCGACCGATGGCTACCGGGTTGCCGCTGCTCCCGATGTGACCCGGCCGGTCACCCCACCGGGTGGCCGGTCAGCCAGGCCACCGCGGCCTGGACGTCCTGGGCCCGCCAGGAGATGTCCGCCGGCGTGGCCAGGTTGGCCTTGCCGGTGTCGCTGAGGAAGTTGTCGAGCGTCGACGGCGGGTGCACCCCGTTGGTGAACGCTGTCCCGGTGATCAGCCAGCGCTCGTGGCCCTGCCCGTCGATCACGAAGACGACGTCCTGGTGCGACACGTCGTAGGTGATCGGCTTGCCGGTGAGCCAGTCGGTGGGCGGCGGTCCCGCGCCCTCGGGCACCTTCTCGTAGGCGACGCCGAGGATCTGCCACAGGGTGGCGATCTGCGCCGGCGTCCCGGTCAGGAAGTTCCAGTTCGGCTGGGCGCCGTACAGCTTCTGGTAGGCGGCCAGTCGCTGCGGCGTGTCCCGCTCGGGGTCGACGGTCACCTCGAGCAGCTCCACCTGGTCGCCCAGCCCGGCCTTGGCCACCGACTCGTCGATCACCCGGAAGTTCGTGCTGGTCAGCGGGCAGATCTCCTGGCACAGCGTCAGCGAGTCGGTCAGCACGATCGTCTTGCCGTGCAGCGAGGCCAGGCTCGTCACCTTGCCCTGCTGGTCGACCAGCGGCAGCGACAGCACCGCCGCGGGCAGCGCCCGGTCAAGCACCGTGCCGTTGGCCGGCTGCGGCTGCGTGGCGGCCGGCGCGGCGCTCGAGCAGGCGGCGGCGAGCACGCCGAGCCCGGCCAGGACGGCAGCCAGGACCGCGGACCGGGTCCGCTGCCGACGGGAGGAACGAGGCATGACGGGGACCCTACGTCGAGGTGGAGAAGGACCGCTTCCCAGGGTTCTACCAGCCGGGCTGAAGCCGTGTCCCAGCCGCTCCTGCCAGGATCAGGGGGTGCGTCTCACCGGGCCGTGGCGAGTGTTTGCGGTGGTGGCCGCCTCAGTGCTGGTCGTG
This window encodes:
- a CDS encoding Rieske 2Fe-2S domain-containing protein → MAGALGVPDPQRWVAAQRGGCDLVTNKGALPRALQRLLDAGGGARRTYPLLDAADLAGRLGRVARVPETPVGPLAVYQVNGQVYAVEDRCPHAGATLSEGTLDPATVTCPRHGSQFDVCTGRRVRGPADDNMTVYTVVVESGQLLLVLSAQQREG
- a CDS encoding DsrE/DsrF/DrsH-like family protein, yielding MSEGATGLPFEPEPNKRLAMICWSSDLDRVWPVLILSTTAAASGMDVDVFCTFWGLRVLQRNDRRVTGTNLRQKAEALVDRGGTDHLKLGKINFGGAGTWMIRGLAKDYKVASPTELLQFAIDMGVRLYPCQMTMDLYGLKKEDFVDGIQPSMGAASFLDMAAEADISLFI
- a CDS encoding polyphosphate kinase 2 family protein, which translates into the protein MADRRREEIQQLIKPLLVKPGDTVGLPHDFDPGYSAPGLDKDDGDEVLRAGIELLAEYQTRLAAQNTYSVLLVLQAMDAAGKDGTIKHVMSGVNPQGVTVRSFKQPSPQELDHDFLWRYQRALPRRGDIGIFNRSHYEETLVVRVHPELLEHQQLPEAARGHDVWKRRFREVNDWEKYLVDNGIRVVKVFLNVSKEEQRQRFLARIEEPDKNWKFSAADVAEREHWDDYQQAFSEVLTHTSSEAAPWYVVPADKKWFARIATAAILIDTLMDIDPKFPELDDAQRQQLQDSRAALEAQAPKDEKH
- a CDS encoding DMT family transporter, which translates into the protein MRRAYVALVLSLVSWGISVTVADTALDVLSAADLLVAEIAIGTLFVGLALLVLRRPLNAPWRSAALLGSLEPAGAYLLANLGLARTSAAAGSLLISLESVFAVALAWLFLRERLSRREALAIGLGLAGATVVALTQQGGERSTLGNLLLVLSSVAAGGYVVLARRYAVGVDPLSLVFKQGVASLLLVLPFAAVSWTTDGSRFVGAAAGTWALAALAGLVGFAIPFTLWSFGASQVRPGVAAAGLNLIPVVGVLSAAVFGRGLPTAPQVVGGLVILAGLALLSATPGDGEDSLPDGSLSPDPVPCSSR
- a CDS encoding ABATE domain-containing protein — its product is MTVAATELPDRVGGRLALDFLNTVDPRHATDRREYLGSYERLLAWAADTGSVDRATVGRLRAAADQEPAAAAAALRRVRDYREALYRLVAAALAERPVQDADLALVNAVLREATVHHLLLPGATGGVRDGWLSAGGLDEMLWPVAVDAWDLLTEPVLARVKECPGDEGACGWLFLDTSRSGTRRWCDMRTCGNRAKARAHYSRARG
- the ssb gene encoding single-stranded DNA-binding protein, which codes for MNETFSTVVGNVCTDIKTATTRNGAPVASFRVASTTRRYDRAKGGWYDADTLFVTVVCYRQLAEHVISSFGKGEPVVVAGRLRVRDWTAPDGRTGTAVELEATVAGHDLNRGTSAFKRAPRPAPEQPDRVTAEELATSVALEPIAEEAAQSPDEAA
- the ettA gene encoding energy-dependent translational throttle protein EttA; its protein translation is MAEFIYVMQKARKAHGDKLILDNVTLSFYPGAKIGVVGPNGAGKSTVLRIMAGLDSPSNGEAILSPGYSVGILEQEPHLDESLNVLENVQLGVAETKALLDRFNAISEELADPDADYDTLLAEMGTLQEQLDHRQAWDLDNQLEQAMDALRCPPPDADVSVLSGGERRRVALCALLLAQPDLLLLDEPTNHLDAESVQWLEQHLEKYPGTVVAVTHDRYFLDNVAQWILELDRGRAYPYEGNYSTYLETKQSRLKVEGQKDAKLRKRLQDELDWVRSNAKGRQAKSKARLQRYEEMALEAEKTRKLDFEEIQIPPGPRLGNLVVEVEGLSKGFGERLLIDSLSFTLPRNGIVGVIGPNGVGKTTLFKMVIGDEQPDSGSIKVGETVKIAYVDQERGGIDPKKTLWEVVSDGLDWIKVGQVEMPSRAYVSAFGFKGPDQQKPAGVLSGGERNRLNLALTLKQGGNLLLLDEPTNDLDVETLGSLENALLEFPGCAVVTSHDRWFLDRVATHILAHEGDSQWFWFEGNFDSYEKNKVERLGAEAARPHRATYRKLTRG
- a CDS encoding thioesterase family protein, producing MRWSDMDAYGHVNNVRFLTYLEEARVEMIFNLTQDGAAADLSSGVVVARHEIDYLAPLVHRADPIPIDVWVTRIRAASFELAYEVHDEGRVYARAASTLVPFDLAQQRPRRLSASEREWLGQWLEPLA
- a CDS encoding SCO family protein, with amino-acid sequence MPRSSRRQRTRSAVLAAVLAGLGVLAAACSSAAPAATQPQPANGTVLDRALPAAVLSLPLVDQQGKVTSLASLHGKTIVLTDSLTLCQEICPLTSTNFRVIDESVAKAGLGDQVELLEVTVDPERDTPQRLAAYQKLYGAQPNWNFLTGTPAQIATLWQILGVAYEKVPEGAGPPPTDWLTGKPITYDVSHQDVVFVIDGQGHERWLITGTAFTNGVHPPSTLDNFLSDTGKANLATPADISWRAQDVQAAVAWLTGHPVG